Part of the Pseudomonas sp. P8_241 genome is shown below.
AGGCCGTGGAGCAGATCGGCGAGAAGCGCGAAACCCTGCAGCTCAAGGCGCCGACCTGTGTCATGCGGTGGCTGCTGCCGAGACTGTTGCAATGGCAAAAGGAACGCCCGGACGTGCCGGTGGAACTGACCACAACGGTCAAACACGGTGTGGATTTTCATCGCGAACAATTCGATGCGGCGGTGATGTACGGCACGCCGCCGGACAGTGCGTTGATGGCGCAAAAACTGTTCGATGAGCAACTGACACCGGTGTGTTCCAGGCCCATGCTCGAAGGCCCCATGCCCCTGCAAACGCCCGCCGACCTGCAACAGCACCTGCTGCTGCACCCGACCCGCGACGAGCGTGACTGGAAGGCCTGGTTGAAAGCGGCGGATGTGCAGTTGACCAATGTCGGCAAAGGCCAGCATTTCGAAACACTGGACCTGGCGATGTCGATGGCGTCCCAGGGGACAGGCGTGGCGATCGGCGACTGGTCGCTGATTGGCGATGACCTGAACGCCGGACGGCTGGTCATGCCCTTTGAATTGAAGGTGAAAACGGGGTTGGCGTATTACCTGGTATTCCCCGAAAAACCCCTGCCTTCGTCGAAGCTGCGTGAGTTGATGGGGTGGTTGGTGGAACAGGCTCAGTCACGCTGAGCTGCCCTTGTAGGAGCCGGCTTGCTGGCGAATATGGCGAGGGGGGCTTGTCGGATCGCCGCACCGTCCCGCTCGGCTGAGCAGCAGTCGTAAGACCTGAAAACGCGGTGTACTTGTCACATTGCAGGGGAGCGCTTCGCACTCCAACGGGGGCAAGCCCCCTCGCCACAAAAAGCACCTTCAACGCCTCACCGCATCAGCTCACTCACCCCACTTCATCTCGCCCTTGGCGACTTTGGCGCTCAGCGCCAGGGAGCTGTCCTCGCCCAGGGTCGGGAAGCGTTTTTTCATGGCGGCGATCAGTTCGGCAGCGTCCTTGGCCTTGGCGGTTTCTTCGTCGAAAGCCTTGATGTAATCGGCGGTGAACTGCACGGCGGCCAGCGAACGGGCGCTCTCGCCGAGGTAGTGGCCGGGCACGATGGTTTTCGGTTTCAGGGTTTCAATGGCATGCAGCGTAGCCAACCAATCGGCA
Proteins encoded:
- a CDS encoding LysR substrate-binding domain-containing protein, translating into MKRLPPLPALHTFLITAQCCNFTRAAEQLHITQGAVSRQIAGLEDHLGYELFIRQARGLDLTAEGREWLPRVQQIFGLIDEAVEQIGEKRETLQLKAPTCVMRWLLPRLLQWQKERPDVPVELTTTVKHGVDFHREQFDAAVMYGTPPDSALMAQKLFDEQLTPVCSRPMLEGPMPLQTPADLQQHLLLHPTRDERDWKAWLKAADVQLTNVGKGQHFETLDLAMSMASQGTGVAIGDWSLIGDDLNAGRLVMPFELKVKTGLAYYLVFPEKPLPSSKLRELMGWLVEQAQSR